The DNA segment ACATAAAACTTAAGAGTGACTATTGAGTAATGTGATTGACAGttgataaaattgaaattttatgttgttgtagtgACATGGCAAAGTAGGTGAACTTATGCGTGGCATTTTTGAGAAGTGAAGGGGCAGTGAACTCTGCTGCGGATTTAACAAGTTGTTAGATTAATTTTCACTTTCCGAAAAAAACGCAACTTGTGAATGGAAGCTAAGCGAATGCCTAGAATTCACGACAAGCATAAAGCatcgatttatttatataaatatattttttatcagTTTTTTTTGGCATCTTTGACGCTTTGTGTGCCTTGGCACGTGTCTGTCATAAAGCAGCGCcaatcaataaaatacataacCGTATAAAGATTTATTGACGCAAGTGATTACTCGATACTCATCATATTCTTCTTTCGATCGCACACAGCACATTAGCAACGTCAGACAGAACGAGAGAGCGGAGCTTTAAAGAgagcgaacacacacacacacacacatacgcacacacatatctAGCAAGATGGCGGCCGTTGAAGTGCGCAATGGTTATAAGTATTATGGCTCCAAATCGAATCCCAAGATTGTGCTCAACCAGCTCAATATGAACGTCATGCGTGGCTCCATGTGAGTTGCATTCATAATGAGCCTTCGATCAATTGATTGATCAATCGATTCTCCCTCCTCTTAGCTATGGCCTGTTGGGTGCCTCGGGCTGCGGCAAGACCACATTGCTCTCCTGCATTGTTGGCCAGCGACGCCTAAATGGCGGCGAAGTCTCGGTGCTTGGCGTGAAACCAGGCGAACCTGGGAGCGGAGTGCCTGGGAGTCGAGTGGGTTTCATGCCACAGGAAATTGCACTGGTCGAGGAGATGACGGTGAAGGAAACGATCTTTTACTTTGGTCGCATCTATGGACTCACAGATGAGAAAATACGCGAGAAGTATAAGCTGCTCAAGGAACTTCTTCAGTTGCCGCCACCTCGACAAATGATCAAGGAATGCAGCGGCGGACAACAGCGACGTTTGTCCTTCGCCTGCGCCATGATCCACGATCCCGAGCTGTTGATCCTTGACGAACCAACTGTCGGACTCGACCCCATGTTGCGTGAAAAgtaagtaaattatttttaagaattttatttgttgcaaattgccaattaatttattaacgtaCTCTTCATAGAATCTGGGACTTTCTGGTCGAGACAACTAGAAATAGCAAATTGGCTGTGATTATTACCACACATTACATTGAGGAGGCCAAGCAGGCGAATTGCGTGAGTAAATTTGAAAGAATAAGTTAGTcacaatatatattctttgaaTTTCTATAGGATTAGAATAATACATCTAATGTTCGTGGTAACTaagttttgtaaattttaacttaaattacatttttttaataaaagatataataatttaaccTAATCAATATTTTCAGAAGATCTAAATAGATCTAAACTCAAACGTAATTAGcttgcaataatattttaaagactTCGAGTTGGaagtacaatttaaattaccaCAAATATCTtttgaaaaagaaatgtaaaaataaatttttgagtATATtgcaatttagtttaatttgaaatgtaattataataatagcaCTTTGGTAGTAGAAGAAATAagaattactttttaattagATAGTTTTGcaattacatttttagaaATATGAATTACAAACAAACTACTAATTATTCACTACAGATATGTatgttgatatttttgataattattttaattttgaaatcgAAGTACAATATtacttatacaattttgtaatcacaatattttcaaacttCATAGTAATGCTTCATCCTCTTTTTCTAGATTGGTCTTATGCGCAATGGTGTTCTGCTGGCCGAGGACACGCCCACCAATATTATGATCAAATTCGGCACACAGTCCATTGAGGACGCCTTTCTCATACTCAGCCAGCGGCAGGGAAACGAGGATGAGCTGCCACAGCTAATGGACATCAATAGGAATCAAGCAGTGCCCACAGCAATGCTGCCCACAGAAGTAATCGATTCGCATGAACCAACAGCTGCTGAGAAATCCCCGATACCATTCGAGGAGCCAATGAACGAGAATCGCAAAAAGGTTTTCTTCACGACCAAAGGACGCATTAAGGCGCTGATGACAAAGAATTTTGTGCAATTGTTTAGACAACCCTCGTGAGTGCAAGTTTGGCATAAGCTATTAGCAAAATAATGACCAAGAATATCTACTTCATTATTTCAGTGGCATCATTTTCATGTTGCTGTTTCCCATAATTCAACTGACCTGTTTTTATCTGGCCATTGGCAAGACACCCAGAAATCTCGGCCTTGGCGTCTACTCGGGTGAAGTGGACAGCTATGCCGAGTGTTTTGATGACAATCTAAGGACACTTTATCAAGCCAATGATACCTGCCATTTCAATAAGCTCTCCTGTCGCTACATAAGAGAACTTGGCGATGATATTGCTATACGAAAATATTATGATACTGAGGACGCTGCCTTGGCGGATGCCAAGCGCACTGTCACCGTGGGCTACATTCATTTTGCAAAGAACTTCAGCGAATCTGTAGCCGAACTAATTGAGGATGGCATCCACGCCAGCGACGGATCGGTGGATAATGCCGAGCTAACTGTGCACATCG comes from the Drosophila sulfurigaster albostrigata strain 15112-1811.04 chromosome 2L, ASM2355843v2, whole genome shotgun sequence genome and includes:
- the LOC133844499 gene encoding ABC transporter G family member 23, which gives rise to MAAVEVRNGYKYYGSKSNPKIVLNQLNMNVMRGSIYGLLGASGCGKTTLLSCIVGQRRLNGGEVSVLGVKPGEPGSGVPGSRVGFMPQEIALVEEMTVKETIFYFGRIYGLTDEKIREKYKLLKELLQLPPPRQMIKECSGGQQRRLSFACAMIHDPELLILDEPTVGLDPMLREKIWDFLVETTRNSKLAVIITTHYIEEAKQANCIGLMRNGVLLAEDTPTNIMIKFGTQSIEDAFLILSQRQGNEDELPQLMDINRNQAVPTAMLPTEVIDSHEPTAAEKSPIPFEEPMNENRKKVFFTTKGRIKALMTKNFVQLFRQPSGIIFMLLFPIIQLTCFYLAIGKTPRNLGLGVYSGEVDSYAECFDDNLRTLYQANDTCHFNKLSCRYIRELGDDIAIRKYYDTEDAALADAKRTVTVGYIHFAKNFSESVAELIEDGIHASDGSVDNAELTVHIDMTDQQVAYFMQRKLRDKFSSFMNKVVEECNVSAALVRLPVQFQDPIYGSTEIEFQQYCAPGVVMTMVFFLATLMTAAVFISERMDGIWDRTLLAGVSATEMLWAHLLTQLIIMSLQSFEVIMYIGLVFDTYNNGDTTTLIGLLTLTAFCGMLFGLFISVFCKSHTEANFVATGAFYPMIILCGLLWPLESMPGFLQDLVMVLPFTIPSISARNVIEKGWSITNEKVYNGFLVMSAWTIIFFVLCLIGIRRKS